From the genome of Chroicocephalus ridibundus chromosome 1, bChrRid1.1, whole genome shotgun sequence, one region includes:
- the BTLA gene encoding B- and T-lymphocyte attenuator isoform X2, whose product MKAPLVMMIKTILLYILLVTLAQSNYQVYGFNATNCLVEIQVNRHSQYKINVGNSLIIRCPVRYCKKKPVMQWCKVEVDTCVPLKEGKAQWESNMFTLEVFSAHQNDSGCYRCQAIEDNLSTVSHGIEVIVEEKSANVITISPENTTSISEEPKESGKYKILHIIYASASVGLCCPFIVVCMFWCLRRDHDQKRTPLTQERQESLVRSPAAAPSHAAGTTQASEESSSLYYCSMASPLQVLHDNAIYDNAVPPWNPQRTAPHALRNDPVIPSTPVLLESPDVLTYAALNHSASAERCQRRELTVENEFTEYASINVHR is encoded by the exons ATGAAGGCTCCTCTAGTCATGATGATAAAAACGATATTACTGTACATCCTTCTAGTAACGCTGGCTCAGAGCAACTATCAAGTTTACG gaTTTAATGCCACCAATTGTCTAGTTGAAATTCAAGTTAACAGACACTCCCAGTACAAAATTAATGTCGGGAACTCTTTGATTATACGTTGTCCAGTTCGTTACTGCAAGAAAAAGCCAGTCATGCAGTGGTGCAAGGTGGAGGTGGATACATGTGTGCCGCTGAAGGAGGGCAAAGCACAATGGGAGTCCAACATGTTTACTTTGGAGGTTTTCTCAGCTCATCAGAACGACAGTGGATGTTATCGTTGTCAAGCAATAGAGGACAATCTTTCCACTGTGAGCCATGGAATAGAGGTTATTGTTGAAG aaaagtCTGCGAACGTTATCACAATTTCACCAGAAA ATACCACTAGCATCTCAGAAGAGCCCAAAGAATCTGGAAAATACAAGATATTGCACATTATTTATGCTTCAGCCTCCGTGGGTCTATGTTGTCCATTCATCGTCGTGTGCATGTTTTGGTGTCTAAGGAGGGACCATG ATCAAAAGAGAACTCCATTAACCCAAGAGAGACAAGAGAGCCTG GTCAGAAGTCCAGCAGCTGCTCCATCCCACGCTGCTGGGACAACTCAAGCTTCAGAAGAAAGCTCTTCACTTTACTATTGCTCCATGGCTAGCCCACTGCAGGTCTTGCATGACAACGCAATTTATGACAATGCTGTCCCTCCCTGGAACCCTCAGAGGACGGCACCTCATGCACTTCGCAATGATCCTGTTATTCCTTCCACCCCAGTTTTGCTTGAAAGCCCAGATGTCCTCACATATGCTGCACTAAATCATTCAGCTTCTGCGGAAAGATGCCAGAGAAGGGAACTAACTGTAGAAAATGAATTTACAGAATATGCCTCCATTAATGTACATAGATAA
- the BTLA gene encoding B- and T-lymphocyte attenuator isoform X1 translates to MKAPLVMMIKTILLYILLVTLAQSNYQVYGFNATNCLVEIQVNRHSQYKINVGNSLIIRCPVRYCKKKPVMQWCKVEVDTCVPLKEGKAQWESNMFTLEVFSAHQNDSGCYRCQAIEDNLSTVSHGIEVIVEEKSANVITISPENTTSISEEPKESGKYKILHIIYASASVGLCCPFIVVCMFWCLRRDHADQKRTPLTQERQESLVRSPAAAPSHAAGTTQASEESSSLYYCSMASPLQVLHDNAIYDNAVPPWNPQRTAPHALRNDPVIPSTPVLLESPDVLTYAALNHSASAERCQRRELTVENEFTEYASINVHR, encoded by the exons ATGAAGGCTCCTCTAGTCATGATGATAAAAACGATATTACTGTACATCCTTCTAGTAACGCTGGCTCAGAGCAACTATCAAGTTTACG gaTTTAATGCCACCAATTGTCTAGTTGAAATTCAAGTTAACAGACACTCCCAGTACAAAATTAATGTCGGGAACTCTTTGATTATACGTTGTCCAGTTCGTTACTGCAAGAAAAAGCCAGTCATGCAGTGGTGCAAGGTGGAGGTGGATACATGTGTGCCGCTGAAGGAGGGCAAAGCACAATGGGAGTCCAACATGTTTACTTTGGAGGTTTTCTCAGCTCATCAGAACGACAGTGGATGTTATCGTTGTCAAGCAATAGAGGACAATCTTTCCACTGTGAGCCATGGAATAGAGGTTATTGTTGAAG aaaagtCTGCGAACGTTATCACAATTTCACCAGAAA ATACCACTAGCATCTCAGAAGAGCCCAAAGAATCTGGAAAATACAAGATATTGCACATTATTTATGCTTCAGCCTCCGTGGGTCTATGTTGTCCATTCATCGTCGTGTGCATGTTTTGGTGTCTAAGGAGGGACCATG CAGATCAAAAGAGAACTCCATTAACCCAAGAGAGACAAGAGAGCCTG GTCAGAAGTCCAGCAGCTGCTCCATCCCACGCTGCTGGGACAACTCAAGCTTCAGAAGAAAGCTCTTCACTTTACTATTGCTCCATGGCTAGCCCACTGCAGGTCTTGCATGACAACGCAATTTATGACAATGCTGTCCCTCCCTGGAACCCTCAGAGGACGGCACCTCATGCACTTCGCAATGATCCTGTTATTCCTTCCACCCCAGTTTTGCTTGAAAGCCCAGATGTCCTCACATATGCTGCACTAAATCATTCAGCTTCTGCGGAAAGATGCCAGAGAAGGGAACTAACTGTAGAAAATGAATTTACAGAATATGCCTCCATTAATGTACATAGATAA